A genomic segment from Glycine soja cultivar W05 chromosome 18, ASM419377v2, whole genome shotgun sequence encodes:
- the LOC114397002 gene encoding uncharacterized protein LOC114397002, giving the protein MDQYIRDIGNVEQRDQESLPEASKWLQKMIRRCPHHNITQQRLAHIFYGGVSSHNRTGLDVACEGDMRIMKKGINQVEKDNPLTELGKQMQALTLKIETLMIAQAQKQEDSEEKECSFPKAADYVLTKKNQTPKKVEVPTDGNLVLMKEGGEKKEILTYPQCFAVVLRKLPPKMKDPNKFTIPCLIEGFYFDKCICDLEARINLIPCSILKKLGITNLEPSNITLHLVDHSVIYPRGVIEDVLVKVDKFIFSADFVILDMEADENVPIILG; this is encoded by the exons ATGGATCAATACATCAGGGACATTGGAAATGTTGAGCAGAGAGATCAAGAGAGTCTACCTGAAGCTTCAAAGTGGTTGCAAAAGATGATCAGAAGATGTCCACACCACAACATTACTCAACAGAGACTTGCCCATATTTTCTATGGTGGAGTGTCCTCACACAATAGGACAGGTTTAGATGTTGCTTGTGAGG GGGATATGAGGATTATGAAGAAAGGTATCAACCAGGTAGAGAAAGATAATCCCCTAACTGAGTTGGGAAAGCAGATGCAAGCTCTAACACTGAAGATTGAGACACTCATGATAGCTCAAGCTCAA AAGCAAGAGGACTCTGAGGAGAAGGAATGCTCTTTCCCAAAAGCTGCAGATTATGTCCTTACTAAGAAGAACCAAACACCTAAGAAAGTTGAGGTTCCTACTGATGGGAATCTAGTGCTAATGAAGGAAGGGGGTGAAAAGAAGGAGATATTGACATATCCACAA TGTTTCGCTGTGGTCCTTAGAAAACTTCCCCCTAAGATGAAAGACCCCAATAAATTTACTATTCCTTGTTTGATAGAAGGGTTTTACTTTGATAAGTGCATATGTGATTTGGAGGCTCGTATAAATTTGATCCCTTGTTCCATACTTAAGAAGTTGGGCATCACAAACTTAGAACCTAGTAACATCACTCTTCACCTTGTTGATCATTCAGTTATCTATCCTAGAGGGGTGATTGAGGATGTGCTGGTTAAGGTGGACAAGTTCATCTTTTCGGctgattttgttattttagatATGGAAGCTGATGAGAATGTCCCTATCATATTGGGATGA